The genomic stretch TCCAGCCCAGGGCGGGGCTGGGGGTAAGGTGTACCAGGGCGGTGCCCGTCGGGGGCTGGGGGTTGGCCCCGAGGTGGGCGATCCATTCCTCGCGGGTGGTTAGGGGGAGCCGGGCGATGGTCTCGGGGGTGATCGTCTCCAGGTCTATGCCCTCGAGCTTCCGGGCGTAAACCGGGTGGTTACGGGCGTGCTCGAGCACCTGACGCAGCCGGGCGGTACGGTCCATGGAGCCTCCTTGTTTGGACAAAGTATATCGTAGCCTGCGGGGGGCCACCCTCGCCCGAAGCGGAACCGTAGACCCAATTGCCTCAGGGGATTACCAGCCGAGTGCCCGGAAAGATTTGGTCGGGGTCTTTGATTTGCGGGTTGGCGGCTAGGAGATCGTTGGGGCTTATCCCATAGCGGCGGGCGATCCGCTCGAGGGCGTCGTTCTCCTGTACCACGTAGGTCTGGCGGATGGGCTGGGCCGCCCCCGGCACGGTGAGGGTGAGGCTGGCCAGCACCGGCCCGGAAGGATTGCCCCGCTTCCTGAACTCGTAGCGGAAAGTGCCCACCCCAGGATCTGAGGTCATCCCCCAAGCGCAGCGGTTATTGACCCTCACAAACCAGCGGGGCCGCCCGTTGATGTAGACGGTATACTCGCTGCCCTCGGGGCCGCCGGTACCGGTGAGGCGGAAGTTCCGTGGAACGGTCGCCCCGTCCTGTGGGGCGGTGACGGCGAAGGGGCCGGTACACAGGGCTCGAGGCTTGGGGGGTATGGAGTTATTCACCAGCGGCCTTTCCACCGGCTGTTCCGCGACCTGCACGCTCACCGAGGGGCCGGTCGGCTCTCCCACCCGGCGCACTTCGTAGCGGGCGGTTCCGGTTTTAGCGGTGACCGTGAACCGCCAGCGCCCTTCCGCATCGATGGTAGTTCGGCCTAGGTTTTGTTCGCCGGCGAAGACCTCTAGCTCGTCGCCAGGGGTTCCACGGCCTTCCAGGGCTAGCGCTCCCGGTTGGACGAGGCTCCCGGCCTGAGGAGAGGTGATCTGCGGCGGGAGCGGGGGGGCTTTGACCTCGAGCGGGAGCGCCTCCGAAGCCATGCCCGCGCTCCCGTCCGGCTTCAGGGCCTGCACGACGATCCGCTTCGAGCCGGGTTCGTTCAAGGTGAGAGGGAAGCTCCATCCCCCCGCCGCCGAGACCTCGGCACTGCCCACCGGCTGCCCCTCCACTAGAATCTGGACCCGGCTGTTTGGATCGGCCAAGCCGGTGAGCACGAAGGGAACCCCGGCCACTGCCTCGCTCCGGCTGCCCACCAGGCTAGGCGGTCGAGGCTGCTCGCCCTGACGGATAAACCACAACCCACTCACG from Meiothermus sp. Pnk-1 encodes the following:
- a CDS encoding LysM peptidoglycan-binding domain-containing protein yields the protein MIRGRSPAEVRAYDLFKFTVALFLALGVSGLWFIRQGEQPRPPSLVGSRSEAVAGVPFVLTGLADPNSRVQILVEGQPVGSAEVSAAGGWSFPLTLNEPGSKRIVVQALKPDGSAGMASEALPLEVKAPPLPPQITSPQAGSLVQPGALALEGRGTPGDELEVFAGEQNLGRTTIDAEGRWRFTVTAKTGTARYEVRRVGEPTGPSVSVQVAEQPVERPLVNNSIPPKPRALCTGPFAVTAPQDGATVPRNFRLTGTGGPEGSEYTVYINGRPRWFVRVNNRCAWGMTSDPGVGTFRYEFRKRGNPSGPVLASLTLTVPGAAQPIRQTYVVQENDALERIARRYGISPNDLLAANPQIKDPDQIFPGTRLVIP